A window from Thalassophryne amazonica chromosome 15, fThaAma1.1, whole genome shotgun sequence encodes these proteins:
- the LOC117526874 gene encoding insulin-like growth factor-binding protein 4, which yields MVRGGGVAVAPSCWGLWAFGALSLATLCLTDQAIRCPVCSEERLASCRLPEGCEETVREPGCGCCPTCALPKGTHCGVYSPRCGTGLRCYPPRGVERPLHSLMHGQGVCIDEREVEENSVTDRQEEVVPENPNNSNIRCSPQDKRCIQKSLARQPSKSTNQRNNNVREDPKAVLAPCRAELQRALDRLASNSRTHDDLFTIPIPNCDKNGDFHIKQCHPARDGQRGKCWCVDQKTGMRLPGPLELRGELDCHQLMTATLRD from the exons ATGGTGCGTGGAGGCGGTGTGGCAGTAGCTCCATCCTGCTGGGGCCTTTGGGCATTTGGCGCCCTGTCGCTGGCGACGCTGTGTTTGACGGACCAGGCCATCCGCTGCCCTGTCTGCTCAGAGGAGAGGCTGGCAAGCTGCCGCCTGCCCGAAGGCTGCGAGGAGACGGTGCGAGAGCCCGGCTGCGGCTGCTGCCCCACCTGTGCCTTACCCAAAGGCACGCACTGCGGCGTCTACTCACCGCGATGTGGCACAGGCCTCCGCTGCTACCCGCCGCGTGGCGTGGAGAGACCACTGCACTCACTGATGCACGGCCAGGGGGTGTGCATCGATGAGAGAGAGGTGGAGGAGAACTCAG TGACTGACAGACAGGAAGAGGTCGTCCCTGAGAACCCAAACAACAGTAATATCCGCTGCAGTCCACAGGACAAGCGCTGCATACAGAAGAGTCTGGCCCGACAACCTTCGAAATCCACAAATCAGAGGAACAACAATGTCAGAGAGGACCCCAAAGCAGTGCTG GCTCCATGTCGCGCTGAGCTTCAAAGGGCACTGGACAGACTGGCATCAAACAGCCGCACACATGATGACCTCTTCACAATCCCTATACCCAACTGTGACAAGAACGGAGATTTTCACATTAAACAG TGTCATCCTGCACGTGATGGACAGCGTGGAAAGTGCTGGTGTGTGGATCAGAAGACAGGCATGAGGCTTCCAGGGCCGCTGGAACTGCGTGGAGAGCTAGACTGCCACCAGTTGATGACTGCAACCCTGAGGGATTGA